In Polynucleobacter arcticus, the following proteins share a genomic window:
- a CDS encoding sulfurtransferase TusA family protein: MEFNLEVDAIGMNCPLPILRTKKALATMQSGEVLKVKATDAGAAHDFIAFAKQTGNELLSSTNEGDVLVFFLKRR, encoded by the coding sequence ATCGAATTTAATCTCGAGGTAGATGCCATTGGTATGAATTGCCCTCTCCCAATCTTGCGTACCAAGAAAGCCTTAGCCACCATGCAGTCTGGTGAAGTTTTGAAGGTGAAGGCAACTGATGCAGGTGCAGCTCATGATTTCATCGCATTTGCGAAGCAAACTGGTAATGAGCTCCTCTCCAGCACTAACGAAGGTGATGTATTGGTATTTTTTCTCAAGAGAAGATGA
- a CDS encoding valine--tRNA ligase produces the protein MPNASNTPNSPNSPLASSVDELAKSYEPAPIEAYWGPEWERRGIADATLDEGKGDFSIQLPPPNVTGTLHMGHAFNQTIMDGLVRHARMSGKNTLWVPGTDHAGIATQIVVERQLDAQKISRHDLGREKFLEKVWEWKETSGNTITRQIRRLGASIDWGKEYFTMDSKMSKAVVEVFVRLHEQGLIYRGKRLVNWDPVLGTAVSDLEVVSEEEDGSMWHIRYPLADGSGHLTVATTRPETLLGDVAVMVNPEDERYKHLIGKSVHLPLCNREIPIIADDYVDLAFGTGVVKVTPAHDFNDYAVGQRHQLPLINILTLDAKINENAPIAYQGLERFAARKQVVADLEAAGLLEKVQPHKLMVPRGDRTQTIIEPMLTDQWFVAVSKPSPDNQYQPGSSIAGAALDAVTKGDIKLVPENWISTYSQWLENIQDWCISRQLWWGHQIPAWYGDDGQIFVARSEEEAKIKAAAAGYTGQLQRDPDVLDTWFSSALVPFSSLGWPEETPALKHFLPSSVLVTGFDIIFFWVARMVMMTCHFTGKVPFDTVYVHGLVRDAEGQKMSKSKGNTLDPIDLIDGIQIEDLIAKRTTGLMNPKQAESISKKTKKEFPEGIPAFGTDALRFTFASLASLGRNINFDQKRCEGYRNFCNKLWNATRFVLMNCPGSNEENGFAPCDSECGPEGQLDFSPADRWIVSLLQRTEADVAKGFQNYRFDNIATSIYQFVWDEYCDWYLELAKVQLQTGTPAQQRATRRTLLRVLETILRMAHPLIPFITETLWQTVGPKVGKELAKQDKQTIALQPYPVAQLDKIDEQSEAWVAQIKSIVDACRNLRGEMQVSPALKVPLWISGPQDFLKKASPYLTALAKLSEVKIYDDESALEKDAPGAPMALVGNLKLLLKIEVDIAAERIRLGKEIERLANEITKARSKLGNESFVARAPEEVVAQEKQRLAGFEQNHEKLVAQFERLK, from the coding sequence ATGCCAAATGCTTCGAATACCCCTAATTCTCCCAATTCCCCATTAGCCAGTTCTGTAGACGAACTAGCCAAATCCTACGAACCTGCGCCAATTGAAGCTTATTGGGGTCCGGAATGGGAACGTCGAGGCATTGCCGACGCCACCCTAGATGAGGGTAAGGGAGATTTCTCCATCCAACTGCCACCACCGAATGTGACTGGCACACTACATATGGGTCATGCCTTCAACCAAACCATCATGGATGGCCTGGTGCGTCATGCCCGCATGTCTGGAAAAAATACTTTGTGGGTACCCGGCACGGACCACGCTGGTATCGCCACGCAAATCGTTGTTGAACGCCAGCTTGATGCGCAAAAAATATCTCGTCATGATTTAGGTCGCGAGAAATTCTTAGAAAAAGTTTGGGAGTGGAAAGAAACTTCCGGCAATACCATTACTCGTCAGATTCGTCGCTTAGGCGCTTCGATTGATTGGGGTAAAGAATATTTCACGATGGACAGCAAAATGTCCAAAGCTGTCGTGGAAGTATTTGTACGATTGCATGAGCAAGGCTTGATCTATCGCGGCAAGCGTTTAGTGAACTGGGATCCCGTGCTCGGTACTGCTGTTTCAGATTTAGAGGTGGTGAGCGAAGAAGAAGATGGCTCGATGTGGCACATCCGCTATCCCTTGGCTGATGGCTCTGGACACCTCACCGTAGCAACCACCCGCCCTGAAACTTTATTGGGTGACGTTGCCGTCATGGTTAATCCAGAAGATGAGCGTTACAAACACCTCATCGGTAAGTCTGTGCACTTACCGCTATGCAATCGTGAGATCCCCATCATTGCCGATGATTATGTTGATTTAGCCTTTGGTACTGGCGTGGTGAAAGTAACACCTGCACACGACTTCAATGACTATGCTGTTGGTCAACGCCATCAGTTGCCACTCATCAATATTTTGACTCTCGATGCCAAGATTAATGAGAATGCACCTATCGCTTATCAAGGTCTTGAGCGCTTTGCAGCTCGTAAGCAAGTAGTAGCTGATTTAGAGGCTGCAGGACTGTTGGAAAAAGTACAGCCTCATAAATTGATGGTGCCCCGCGGCGATCGTACCCAAACCATCATCGAGCCGATGCTCACTGATCAGTGGTTTGTTGCCGTCTCCAAGCCGAGTCCAGATAATCAATATCAACCAGGCTCCTCGATTGCCGGCGCCGCTTTAGATGCCGTAACCAAGGGTGATATCAAGCTTGTTCCAGAAAACTGGATTAGCACCTACTCGCAGTGGTTAGAAAATATTCAGGACTGGTGTATCTCACGCCAACTCTGGTGGGGCCATCAAATCCCGGCCTGGTATGGCGATGATGGGCAAATCTTTGTGGCTCGCTCTGAAGAGGAGGCCAAAATCAAAGCGGCGGCTGCCGGCTACACCGGACAACTCCAACGCGATCCCGATGTCTTAGACACCTGGTTTAGCTCTGCACTAGTGCCGTTCAGTTCATTAGGCTGGCCAGAAGAAACACCTGCCCTCAAGCATTTCTTACCTTCATCAGTATTAGTTACCGGTTTTGACATCATTTTCTTCTGGGTCGCTCGCATGGTCATGATGACTTGCCACTTCACGGGCAAAGTGCCATTTGATACGGTGTATGTACACGGCTTAGTTCGTGATGCCGAGGGTCAGAAGATGAGTAAGTCCAAAGGCAATACCTTAGACCCTATTGATTTAATTGATGGCATTCAGATTGAAGATTTGATTGCGAAGCGCACTACCGGCTTGATGAACCCTAAACAAGCTGAGAGTATTAGCAAAAAGACCAAGAAAGAGTTTCCGGAAGGCATTCCCGCCTTTGGTACTGATGCGCTGCGTTTTACTTTCGCATCCCTCGCATCCCTTGGGCGCAATATTAATTTTGACCAAAAGCGTTGTGAAGGCTATCGTAATTTCTGTAACAAGCTATGGAATGCCACCCGCTTTGTTCTGATGAACTGCCCAGGCAGCAATGAAGAAAATGGCTTTGCGCCATGCGATAGCGAATGTGGTCCTGAGGGTCAGTTAGACTTTTCTCCTGCCGACAGATGGATTGTTTCTCTGCTACAAAGAACTGAGGCTGATGTCGCAAAAGGCTTTCAAAACTATCGCTTTGACAATATTGCCACCAGTATTTATCAGTTTGTCTGGGATGAATATTGCGATTGGTATTTAGAGCTTGCAAAAGTTCAGCTACAAACCGGAACGCCTGCGCAGCAACGTGCGACCCGTCGTACCCTCTTGCGTGTTTTAGAAACTATCTTGCGTATGGCTCATCCACTGATTCCATTCATTACTGAAACCCTTTGGCAAACAGTGGGTCCGAAGGTAGGCAAAGAGTTAGCAAAGCAAGATAAACAAACCATTGCTCTACAGCCCTACCCTGTTGCGCAGCTCGATAAGATTGATGAGCAAAGCGAAGCTTGGGTTGCTCAAATTAAATCCATCGTGGATGCTTGTCGTAATCTGCGTGGTGAGATGCAAGTTTCGCCTGCGCTCAAAGTGCCTTTATGGATCAGCGGACCACAGGATTTCTTAAAGAAAGCCAGCCCATATTTGACTGCGTTGGCAAAGCTCTCCGAAGTCAAAATCTATGATGATGAGTCCGCTTTAGAGAAAGATGCGCCTGGGGCACCAATGGCCTTAGTCGGAAACTTGAAGTTATTACTAAAAATTGAAGTGGATATTGCAGCCGAGAGAATTCGCCTGGGCAAGGAAATTGAGCGTCTGGCCAATGAAATCACTAAGGCACGTAGTAAGCTAGGTAATGAGAGCTTTGTGGCTCGAGCCCCAGAAGAGGTTGTTGCTCAAGAAAAACAACGTCTTGCTGGTTTTGAGCAAAACCATGAAAAGCTTGTTGCACAATTCGAGCGACTCAAATAA
- a CDS encoding glutamine--tRNA ligase/YqeY domain fusion protein: MSQDSKPSKAPTSAVTEPSNFLRQIIDHDLASGAYQNRSNRDGQAIPSIITRFPPEPNGYLHIGHAKSICLNFGLAADYNNQTGGARCNMRLDDTNPVKEDVEYADSILDAVQWLGFDWGTHLYHASDYFDHLYEFAEILIQNGKAYVDSQSAEDIHANRGNFGQAGKNSPYRDRTPDENLALFREMRDGKYPDGAHVLRLKIDMAHPNIVMRDPVVYRIRHIDHHRTGSKWCIYPLYDFTHCISDALENVSHSICTLEFENNRPLYDWIVSSLAELGIFKNPVPHQYEFARLNLTYTITSKRKLLQLVEENHVEGWDDPRMPTIVGIRRRGYTPESIRLFCERIGVSKADSWIDMSTLDQALRDDLEAKAPRATAVLKPLKLVIENWDASASEPCSAPRHPQHPEWGNREFHFTRELWIEEDDFMKEPIKGFFRLYPPIGDQPGGRVRLRHGFVIECTGFEVDAEGNVVQVNATHFADSKSGTAGSNNYKVKGNIHWISAAEAVPAQVRLYDHLFSDPHPDSGDKNFLDAINPNSKQTITAYLEPCMKDVKAEDRFQFERHGYFVADQNDSKPGQPVFNRTVGLKDSWK, from the coding sequence ATGTCCCAAGATAGCAAGCCATCCAAGGCACCTACCAGCGCGGTTACCGAACCCTCTAATTTTTTACGTCAGATCATTGATCATGACTTGGCAAGCGGTGCGTATCAGAATCGTAGCAATCGAGATGGTCAAGCCATACCTTCGATCATCACGCGCTTTCCGCCCGAACCCAATGGCTACTTGCATATTGGCCACGCCAAAAGTATCTGCCTCAACTTTGGCTTAGCTGCCGACTACAACAATCAAACGGGTGGCGCACGCTGCAATATGCGCTTGGACGACACCAATCCTGTGAAAGAAGATGTTGAGTACGCAGATAGTATTTTGGATGCGGTTCAATGGCTAGGCTTTGATTGGGGTACGCACCTGTATCACGCAAGTGATTACTTCGACCACCTCTATGAGTTTGCTGAAATTCTGATTCAAAATGGCAAAGCCTATGTTGATAGTCAGAGTGCAGAGGACATCCATGCCAATCGCGGTAACTTTGGTCAAGCTGGTAAAAATAGTCCTTATCGCGATCGCACTCCCGATGAAAATCTTGCCTTGTTTCGTGAGATGCGCGACGGTAAATATCCAGATGGTGCGCATGTTCTACGCTTGAAGATTGATATGGCGCATCCGAACATCGTGATGCGCGACCCTGTGGTGTATCGCATACGTCACATTGATCATCACCGCACTGGCAGCAAGTGGTGTATCTATCCTTTGTATGACTTCACGCACTGCATTTCAGATGCGCTGGAGAATGTCTCACACTCTATTTGCACTTTGGAGTTTGAGAATAATCGTCCGCTCTATGATTGGATAGTTAGTTCCTTAGCGGAGCTCGGGATCTTTAAAAATCCCGTTCCGCACCAATATGAATTTGCTCGCCTCAACCTCACTTACACCATCACTAGCAAGCGTAAGCTACTGCAATTGGTGGAAGAGAACCATGTCGAGGGATGGGATGACCCACGTATGCCAACCATTGTGGGCATACGTCGCAGAGGTTATACGCCTGAGAGTATTCGCTTGTTCTGTGAACGCATTGGTGTTTCTAAAGCGGATAGTTGGATTGATATGAGCACCCTAGATCAAGCTCTGCGTGATGATCTAGAAGCAAAAGCTCCACGTGCCACAGCAGTCCTGAAGCCACTCAAGTTGGTGATTGAAAACTGGGATGCCTCAGCAAGTGAGCCATGTTCAGCACCACGTCATCCACAGCACCCCGAGTGGGGTAATCGGGAATTTCATTTCACTAGAGAATTGTGGATTGAAGAAGATGACTTCATGAAAGAGCCTATAAAGGGCTTCTTTAGACTCTATCCACCAATCGGTGATCAGCCTGGTGGACGCGTTCGCCTACGCCATGGCTTTGTGATTGAATGTACTGGTTTTGAAGTCGACGCCGAGGGTAATGTGGTTCAAGTCAATGCCACTCACTTTGCTGATAGCAAGAGCGGCACAGCAGGCTCCAATAATTATAAAGTGAAGGGCAACATTCACTGGATAAGCGCAGCAGAGGCAGTGCCTGCACAAGTGCGCCTGTATGACCATCTATTTAGCGATCCCCATCCAGATAGCGGTGATAAGAATTTCCTCGATGCCATCAACCCCAATTCTAAGCAAACCATCACCGCTTATTTAGAGCCTTGTATGAAAGACGTTAAAGCAGAAGACCGCTTTCAGTTTGAACGTCATGGTTACTTTGTTGCCGACCAAAACGATTCCAAGCCAGGGCAGCCCGTGTTTAACCGCACGGTCGGCCTCAAGGATTCTTGGAAATAG
- a CDS encoding tripartite tricarboxylate transporter permease, whose protein sequence is MELFTNLALGFDTAFTLQNLVYCLIGCVLGTLIGVLPGLGPIATIAMLLPATYALPPIAALIMLAGIYYGSQYGGSTTAILLNIPGETSSVVTAIDGYQMARNGRAGVALFTAGMGSFFAGCVATLVLAAFATPLSQLAFKFGPAEYFSLMVLGLIGAVVLASGSLIKAIGMIILGLLMGLIGTDVNSGVSRYAFDIPELSDGIGFVAVAMGVFGFAEIMGNLEKTGDDEGFLNKMTTMIPTKQDVKRMIPSILRGTTIGSILGILPGGGAALAAFGAYSVEKKSSKYSHEFGKGAIEGVAGPEAANNAAAQTSFIPLLTLGIPPNAVMALMVGAMTIHNIQPGPQVMTSNPALFWGLIASMWIGNVMLILLNLPLIGIWVKLLKIPYRFLYPAILVFCCIGVYTVNNTVFDVYVTAGFGLIGYLFFKLGCEPPPLLLGFVLGPMMEENFRRALLLSRGDFTTFLTRPLSLGLLIAAALLVVIVALPAVKKTREEAFVEE, encoded by the coding sequence ATGGAATTATTTACTAATTTAGCCCTCGGTTTTGATACCGCATTTACCCTACAAAACCTTGTTTACTGCCTGATTGGCTGCGTTTTGGGTACCTTAATCGGTGTCTTGCCTGGTCTAGGCCCGATCGCAACTATTGCGATGTTGTTGCCAGCTACCTATGCCTTGCCTCCGATTGCCGCCCTGATCATGCTGGCAGGCATCTACTACGGCTCCCAGTACGGTGGATCTACTACTGCAATTTTGCTCAATATCCCCGGGGAAACGTCCTCGGTGGTAACGGCGATTGATGGCTACCAAATGGCCAGAAATGGTCGAGCAGGTGTTGCTCTTTTTACCGCCGGCATGGGTTCATTTTTCGCTGGTTGCGTAGCAACTTTGGTTTTGGCTGCATTTGCGACACCACTGTCTCAGCTGGCATTTAAATTTGGTCCTGCTGAATACTTCTCCCTAATGGTATTGGGGTTAATTGGTGCGGTCGTTCTAGCTTCGGGTTCGTTGATCAAAGCGATTGGCATGATTATCTTGGGCCTGTTGATGGGCCTGATTGGCACTGACGTGAACTCTGGCGTATCACGCTATGCATTTGATATTCCTGAATTAAGTGATGGTATTGGCTTCGTTGCAGTGGCCATGGGTGTTTTCGGTTTTGCTGAAATTATGGGCAATCTAGAAAAAACGGGGGATGACGAGGGCTTCTTGAACAAGATGACCACGATGATCCCTACCAAACAAGATGTAAAGCGCATGATTCCTTCTATCTTGCGCGGCACCACCATTGGTTCTATCCTCGGCATCCTGCCAGGCGGCGGAGCAGCCTTGGCGGCCTTCGGCGCCTACTCGGTTGAGAAAAAATCCTCGAAGTACAGCCATGAGTTTGGTAAAGGTGCCATTGAGGGTGTAGCAGGTCCTGAAGCAGCTAATAATGCTGCAGCTCAAACTTCCTTTATTCCACTACTGACATTAGGTATTCCGCCCAATGCCGTGATGGCGTTGATGGTTGGTGCGATGACGATTCATAACATCCAGCCTGGCCCGCAAGTCATGACCAGCAATCCAGCCTTGTTTTGGGGTCTGATTGCCTCCATGTGGATTGGTAATGTGATGTTGATTCTCTTGAACTTACCGCTGATTGGTATTTGGGTAAAGCTCCTGAAAATTCCATATCGCTTCCTCTACCCAGCAATCTTGGTCTTCTGCTGTATTGGCGTGTACACCGTAAACAACACCGTATTTGATGTTTATGTGACTGCTGGCTTCGGCTTGATTGGTTACCTCTTCTTCAAATTGGGTTGTGAACCCCCACCACTGCTTCTGGGCTTCGTGCTCGGACCCATGATGGAAGAGAATTTCCGTCGTGCCCTACTGCTGTCACGTGGAGATTTCACTACCTTCTTAACCCGCCCACTCTCTTTGGGTTTGCTCATCGCAGCGGCCCTCTTGGTTGTGATCGTAGCTCTGCCAGCGGTTAAGAAAACGCGTGAAGAGGCCTTCGTAGAAGAGTAA
- the galU gene encoding UTP--glucose-1-phosphate uridylyltransferase GalU — protein MPLSTKAVTKAVFPVAGLGTRFLPATKASPKEMLNVVDKPLIQYAVEEAIAAGITEMIFVTGRSKRAIEDHFDKAYELEAELEAKNKTALLEIVRSVKPSHVDCVYVRQPEALGLGHAVLCAEKLVRDEPFAIILADDLLDGQPAVLKQMLKVFDEQNGSVLAVEKIDPAKSSSYGIVDGIEVSKGIYRLNGIVEKPQPQDAPSNLAVVGRYVLSSDIFKHIRNLKPGAGGEIQLTDAIASLLKEEPVFAYEYDGVRYDCGSKLGYLKASVEFALRHPEVSTEFAAYLKSRSLT, from the coding sequence ATGCCATTAAGTACTAAAGCTGTTACCAAAGCTGTCTTTCCTGTCGCGGGTCTAGGAACCCGCTTTCTGCCTGCTACTAAAGCGAGTCCGAAAGAGATGCTCAATGTGGTGGATAAGCCGCTCATCCAGTACGCAGTTGAAGAAGCAATCGCTGCTGGTATTACTGAAATGATTTTTGTAACTGGTCGTAGTAAGCGAGCGATTGAGGATCACTTTGATAAAGCCTATGAATTAGAGGCTGAGCTTGAAGCTAAAAATAAAACTGCTTTACTGGAGATTGTTCGTAGCGTTAAACCAAGCCATGTGGACTGCGTCTATGTCCGTCAACCAGAAGCGCTGGGTCTTGGTCACGCTGTTTTGTGCGCAGAAAAACTCGTGCGTGACGAGCCCTTTGCCATCATTCTTGCAGATGACTTACTCGACGGACAGCCAGCGGTCCTCAAGCAAATGCTCAAAGTATTTGATGAGCAAAATGGCTCCGTGTTGGCGGTAGAGAAAATTGATCCTGCCAAGAGCAGTTCTTACGGGATTGTGGATGGTATTGAAGTTAGCAAGGGCATCTATCGTCTCAACGGAATCGTAGAAAAGCCCCAGCCTCAGGATGCCCCTTCTAACTTAGCGGTAGTGGGTCGCTATGTTCTTTCATCAGATATCTTCAAACATATACGCAATCTCAAGCCGGGTGCCGGCGGTGAAATTCAGCTCACAGATGCGATCGCCTCTTTACTTAAAGAAGAACCCGTATTTGCTTATGAGTATGATGGCGTGCGCTATGACTGCGGTAGCAAGCTAGGCTACCTGAAAGCTTCTGTTGAGTTCGCCTTGCGCCACCCAGAGGTCAGTACAGAGTTTGCTGCCTACCTCAAAAGTCGCTCTTTAACCTAG
- the alaS gene encoding alanine--tRNA ligase has protein sequence MKVSQIRQAYLDYFAQKGHQIVSSSPVVPGDDPTLLFTNAGMNQFKDVFLGFDKRPYSRATTAQKCIRAGGKHNDLDNVGYTARHHTFFEMLGNFSFGDYFKQDAIAFAWGFLTDVLKLPKDKLLVTVYAEDDEAYEIWNKQIGVPAERIIRIGDNKGARYASDNFWMMGDTGPCGPCTEIFYDHGPHIAGGPPGSPEEDGDRYIEIWNNVFMQFNRDEAGNMHPLPKPSVDTGMGLERIAAVLQHVHSNYEIDLFVNLLKAAKEAVDTAGGENCDSTSPSLKVIADHIRACSFIVVDGVIPGNAGRGYVLRRITRRAIRHGYKLGARKPFFYQLVPALVKEMGQAYPELQAAKDKVSEVIKQEEERFFQTIANGMEILDNALAGGAKTVDGETAFRLHDTFGFPLDLTADVCRERDVSVDADGFELAMQKQRDQARAAGKFKVAQGLEYSGKPTQFHGYDTLKHEGAKVTALYLDGSAVQSVKAGDAAVVVLDNTPFYAESGGQVGDKGELRNESVRFAVEDTFKIQADVFGHQGEVHEGELRVGDVLNALVDVEQRTETMRNHSATHILHKALREVLGEHVQQKGSLVDASKTRFDFTHNAPITAAEIRRVEDIVNTEILANTATSGKVMPLEDAQKTGAMMLFGEKYGDEVRVLEIGSSKELCGGTHVGRTGDIGSLKIVSEGGVAAGIRRVEAVTGKNALNFLQGLEDKINEAATILKTHPGDLVNRVAQLQESLRQAERELDKVNSKLAASQGDELATQAIDVNGLKVLAARLDGADAQVLRETMDALKAKFKTAAIVLASVQGDKVSLIAGVTADSISKVKAGDLVNFVAQQVGGKGGGKPEMAMAGGTDPSKLGEALAGVKDWVASK, from the coding sequence ATGAAAGTCTCTCAAATTCGCCAGGCGTACCTGGACTACTTTGCCCAAAAAGGCCACCAAATTGTCTCTTCTAGCCCTGTAGTGCCGGGAGATGACCCTACCCTGCTATTCACTAATGCGGGTATGAATCAGTTTAAGGACGTTTTTTTGGGTTTTGATAAGCGCCCATACAGCCGCGCCACCACTGCTCAGAAGTGCATTCGCGCCGGAGGTAAGCATAACGACCTGGATAACGTTGGCTATACAGCCCGTCACCATACCTTTTTTGAGATGCTGGGTAATTTCTCTTTTGGAGATTACTTTAAGCAAGATGCGATTGCGTTTGCTTGGGGATTCCTGACGGATGTCCTAAAGCTTCCCAAAGACAAGCTGCTTGTGACGGTTTATGCAGAAGATGATGAGGCTTATGAGATTTGGAATAAGCAAATCGGTGTGCCGGCTGAGCGCATTATTCGGATTGGTGACAATAAGGGCGCACGTTACGCCTCAGACAATTTTTGGATGATGGGCGATACAGGGCCATGTGGTCCTTGCACGGAGATCTTTTACGATCATGGCCCCCACATTGCTGGCGGTCCTCCAGGTAGTCCTGAAGAAGATGGCGATCGCTATATTGAAATCTGGAATAACGTCTTCATGCAATTTAACCGCGATGAAGCTGGCAATATGCATCCGCTGCCAAAGCCCAGCGTAGATACCGGTATGGGGCTCGAGCGTATTGCTGCCGTGTTACAGCACGTGCACTCTAATTACGAAATCGACCTGTTCGTTAATTTATTGAAAGCGGCTAAAGAAGCTGTGGATACTGCAGGTGGTGAGAATTGCGATTCCACTAGTCCATCACTCAAAGTGATTGCTGACCATATCCGTGCATGCAGCTTTATTGTTGTCGATGGTGTTATTCCTGGTAATGCGGGTCGTGGCTATGTTCTGCGTCGTATTACTCGTCGTGCAATTCGTCATGGCTATAAATTGGGTGCACGCAAACCCTTCTTCTATCAGCTCGTGCCTGCGCTAGTAAAAGAGATGGGACAGGCCTATCCCGAGCTTCAGGCGGCTAAAGATAAAGTCAGTGAAGTGATTAAGCAAGAAGAGGAGCGCTTTTTTCAGACCATTGCCAATGGTATGGAGATTCTGGATAACGCTCTGGCTGGTGGTGCTAAGACAGTGGATGGCGAAACTGCTTTCCGCTTGCACGACACCTTTGGTTTCCCATTAGATCTCACGGCGGATGTTTGCCGTGAGCGTGATGTTTCCGTGGATGCTGATGGTTTTGAATTGGCTATGCAAAAGCAGCGTGATCAAGCAAGAGCAGCTGGCAAGTTCAAGGTAGCCCAAGGCTTAGAGTACTCTGGCAAGCCAACACAATTTCATGGCTATGACACCCTGAAGCATGAGGGTGCCAAAGTCACTGCGCTTTATCTAGATGGCTCTGCTGTGCAATCTGTGAAGGCTGGTGATGCAGCTGTAGTTGTTTTAGATAACACCCCTTTTTATGCTGAGTCCGGTGGACAGGTCGGTGACAAAGGCGAGTTGCGTAATGAATCAGTGCGTTTTGCTGTTGAGGATACTTTCAAGATTCAGGCAGATGTATTTGGGCATCAAGGCGAAGTTCATGAAGGCGAGCTTAGAGTGGGTGATGTCCTCAATGCCTTGGTAGATGTGGAACAAAGAACAGAGACTATGCGCAATCATAGTGCTACACATATCTTGCATAAGGCACTACGTGAAGTGCTTGGTGAACATGTGCAGCAAAAGGGCTCATTAGTAGATGCTAGTAAAACCCGTTTTGACTTTACACACAATGCTCCCATTACTGCGGCTGAAATTCGTCGTGTGGAAGATATTGTGAATACCGAGATTTTGGCCAACACTGCCACCTCCGGAAAAGTCATGCCCCTTGAGGATGCTCAGAAAACTGGTGCCATGATGCTCTTTGGTGAGAAATATGGAGATGAAGTCCGCGTACTAGAAATTGGTAGCTCCAAAGAGCTCTGTGGAGGTACTCACGTTGGCCGCACTGGTGATATCGGTAGCCTAAAGATTGTTTCTGAAGGCGGCGTTGCTGCCGGTATTCGTCGAGTTGAAGCGGTAACCGGTAAAAACGCATTGAACTTCTTGCAGGGTTTAGAGGACAAGATTAATGAAGCGGCTACGATCCTAAAAACCCATCCCGGTGATCTAGTGAATCGTGTTGCTCAACTACAAGAAAGCCTGCGTCAGGCTGAACGTGAGTTAGACAAAGTGAACTCTAAGCTGGCTGCTAGCCAAGGCGATGAGTTGGCCACCCAAGCAATTGATGTCAACGGCCTCAAAGTATTGGCTGCTCGTTTAGATGGCGCTGATGCGCAGGTATTGCGAGAGACTATGGACGCTCTAAAGGCGAAGTTCAAGACCGCTGCTATTGTTCTAGCCTCAGTACAAGGCGATAAGGTGAGTCTGATTGCTGGTGTGACTGCAGACTCGATTTCGAAGGTGAAAGCAGGTGACCTTGTGAACTTTGTTGCCCAACAGGTTGGCGGTAAGGGCGGGGGTAAGCCGGAGATGGCGATGGCTGGCGGCACTGACCCTAGCAAGCTGGGTGAGGCACTAGCTGGTGTAAAAGATTGGGTGGCATCTAAATGA
- a CDS encoding tripartite tricarboxylate transporter TctB family protein encodes MKIRNQRDFGAGIMYMVIGLFFAIVATQYKMGTAAKMGPGYFPFYLGILMTLLGLLVLVKSFSAKATIESIPKFNWKIIVQITGAVVLYGLLLPRMGFLVAVVVLVFVAASASKEFTWKGTAMNAAFLVAFTYSVFVVGLKLQFPLLPAFLQQ; translated from the coding sequence TTGAAAATTCGCAATCAACGGGATTTCGGCGCTGGAATCATGTACATGGTGATTGGCCTCTTCTTTGCTATCGTGGCAACGCAATATAAGATGGGCACCGCAGCGAAAATGGGTCCAGGCTATTTCCCATTCTATTTAGGCATCCTGATGACCCTTTTAGGCCTTTTGGTGCTAGTAAAGTCCTTTAGTGCCAAAGCAACAATAGAGTCGATTCCCAAGTTCAACTGGAAGATCATTGTGCAAATTACTGGCGCAGTAGTCCTTTATGGGCTACTCCTCCCCAGAATGGGTTTTTTAGTTGCCGTGGTGGTCCTGGTATTTGTAGCTGCAAGTGCAAGCAAGGAATTTACTTGGAAAGGCACCGCCATGAACGCAGCCTTTTTAGTGGCGTTTACTTACTCAGTGTTTGTTGTGGGTCTCAAGCTCCAGTTCCCACTCCTACCTGCCTTCTTACAACAATAA